Genomic DNA from Turicibacter faecis:
GTATCCATTTCCGTTAACATCTGATTAACAATACCTTCAATCACAAGTTGTTGATGCTCTGCACGGCCTAAATCACCTTTTGCTAACGTCTTACGATGACGTGAAAGTGCTAATGCCTGCTCTCCGTTTAATAATTGATAACCTTCCTCAACCTTGATTAAATGCTCACCAAATTGACGATTACTGTCCTGTTCCTCAATAGTTACCGGAACATCCACATAAATTCCACCAATCGCATCAACTAACTCAACTACCCCCTTAAAGTTAATCTTCACATAATAGGGGATATTTAGGTCAAACATTTTCTCTACTGTTTCCATTACACACGTTGTTCCCCCGTTATTTGAGTGGGTAATTTTATCTTTCGTGTTATTAAAACATGGAACCTCCACATAAGAATCCCTCGGTATAGAAGTCATCGTCACCGATAAATTTTTAGGATTGACTGTCGCTACAATTAAAGAATCTGCCAATGAAGCAGCACCTAACCCTTGTTCAGTTGAATCGACACCAATTAATAAAATCGAGAACGGATTCTCAATTAACGATGTATTTGTAATTTTCGCATCTTCCTCTGTCGCTTTAAGCACTGTTTCTATCGTTGCTAACACCTTGGTCTCTTCTTTAATATTTTCAAAGCCTGATTGTCCAGAAAATAAAGTCGCATAATTATCTCCTACAATAATTGCATCAATTTTTTCAGAATATAAATCTTGAAGCATCGCAATCGGTGAATTATACTTTTCTACTTCCGCCTCATCACTCAACTTATTTTTCTCTAAAAATTGATCAATATTGTCTGAAACCTCTTCTTTAGTCATATTTAACGTTCCGATTTTATAACCCTCTAAATCTTTGACCTTTTCAAATGATCGATTAGATAGGGTTACTAAACTATAATTAACCGTTGATTCATTCATTGTCATATTTGTCAATGAATTATACACGCGTGTATTAACATAGCCACCGTAACCTCCTAAAAGAAGTCCGATTACTGAAAGTGTTAAAAATACAACTGTCCCTTTTTTTGATTCAACTTTAATTGCGTATAATCCGAACATTAATAAAGATAAGTATAATAAAATTAAAACTAAAATCACGTTGACACGTAATGAAAAATCAAACCCCGAATACTTATTAAGATAAATCGCATTCCAAATAATCGGAACGATTGGAATCATCATAATTAATCGATAAATCCATTTTAATCCTTTTTTATTAAACATATCTGCCCCTCCCTACTCTGATAAAATTGCGTTAATGAATAAATCACCATCAACCTTGGTTAAAATAAATGTCGCTGTTGTTTGAAGACTCGTCTCCTCAGCAAGCCCCATCGGTTCATATGACCAATTTGCCTGAAGTGAGATACAATCAAGTTGTTCCATTTCATCCTCGTCGCCTTCGACTTCAATAACATCATTTAAATTAACATTTGTGATTTGCACCTTATTAACGCTCATCAATGAAGAGGCATCTTCATTTTCCAAATAATAGTCTAACGTTTCATAATAACCATCAATCGCTTGTTTTTTAAACGCCGAACGCATCTCTTTATCAATAAATTGAACACCACCTACATCACTATGATTAACTTTATTGGTCCACGTGTAAAAGTCGGCAATAAAGTTTTTAACAATAGCTGTGGCATATGCTTGCGTCGTTTGTTCCGTCTGACTGTTCTGATAATCTTTTTGCGCTTCTAACAACTCATCAAAAATTTCCTTTTGATACCCTGTTGCAGTTTTTGATAAATGATACTCTCTCTTCTCATTTTCAACCACCGGCGTACTAGGTTTTAATGATTCATTTGGTCCCCCGGCCATTTCCTTGACCTGATGAATAAGCATACCAGTTAGCACCATTGTTGAAACAAAAAAAATACTCCCAAAAATAATAAATGGCTGTTTAATGATTTTTCTCATATTCATGCCTACACCCTCCCTTTAAACTCTGCCTTATGCTCTATGTCTGTTTGTTATTATAAATTACTTTCGCTATTCCTATAATGCAAATGCGATTATAAAAACGTGAGACATTACATGAAGAGAAATCATCTAGCACCATTTTACATGATTTAATGCTATTTGAAAACACTTAGCCATTTTTTTACACAAAAATGTACAATTTTATTCATATCCTTGCAAAAAAAGAGTGCCATCAGGCACTCTTTTCGTCGATTTAAATCAAAAATTTTATTATTATAGGAAATCCTATTTCTTCAACTGAATACGTAACTCATCTAGTTGTGCTTCAGAAACCACACCTGGTGCCTCCGTCATCGGACATGATGCAGATGCATTCTTAGGGAAGGCAATAACATCGCGTAAACTTTGAGAACCCGTTAAAATCATCGCAATTCGATCAAGTCCTAATGCTAATCCCCCATGTGGTGGTGTTCCATATTTAAAGGCGTTCATTAAGAATCCAAATTGTTCCTCTGCCTCTTCCTCTGTAAATCCAAGTGCCTTAAACATACGCTCTTGAATGTCTTTTTGGTAAATACGCAGTGATCCTCCACCTAATTCATATCCATTTAAAACGATATCATAAGCTTGAGCCTTTGCCTGATGACCATCTGTATCAAACGTCGCTAATGTATCCAGACTTGGCATCGTAAATGGATGATGTGCTGCAAAGAAACGACCAAGTTCCTCGTCATATTCAAATAGCGGCCAATCAATGACCCATAAGAAGTTAAATTTCGATTCATCAATTAAACCTAATTCTTTTCCTAAATGTAAACGAAGTGCTCCTAAACTATCAGCAACAACCGATTTTTTATCAGCGACAAATAATAACAGGTCTCCTGTTTCAGCTTGCGTCGTTTGTTTAATACGCTCGATTTCTTGTTCACTGAAGAACTTAGCGATTGGCCCGTTGAATCCCTCTTCAACAACTTTCATCCATGCTAAACCTTTTGCTTTATATTTTTTTACATAATCGGTTAATTTATCAATGTCTTTACGTGAGAAACGATCCGCAGCCCCTTTGACACATAAAGCTTTAACTTCGTTTCCTGCCTCAATCGTTTGCGCAAAAACTGAAAATCCGCAATTTGCCACTGCATCATTTAAAGCAATTAATTCCATTTCAAAACGTGTATCTGGTTTATCAGACCCAAAACGTCCCATTGCCTCTTCATAACTTAAGCGTGGGAATGGACGTGGAATATCTAAACCTTTCACATCCTTCATCATCTTGACTAGCATTTCTTCAATCATATTCATTATCTCTTCTTGCGTTAAGAATGAGGTTTCAATGTCAATCTGCGTAAACTCAGGTTGACGATCCGCACGTAAATCCTCATCACGGAAGCAACGAGCAATCTGGTAATAACGTTCAAATCCAGATACCATTAATAACTGTTTAAAAATTTGTGGTGATTGTGGTAGCGCATAAAATTCCCCTTCGTGCACACGACTTGGTACTAAGTAATCACGCGCCCCCTCAGGAGTTGATTTATTTAAGTAAGGTGTTTCTACCTCAATAAAATCGTGTCCGTCTAAATAGCTACGAATTGATTTTAAAATATTGTGACGTAAAATAAAATTTTTCTGCATAACAGGGCGTCTTAAATCTAAGTAACGATATTTTAAACGCGTATCTTCTAAAGCATCCGTTTCATCAGCAATAATTAACGGTGTCATTTCCGCCTCAGAAATAATCGTCAACTCATCTAAAACAACCTCAATATCTCCCGTCGGCATATTTGGATTTTTACTTTGACGCTCTGTAACCTCACCCTTAACAGCAACAACATACTCATTACGTACCTTATTCGCAGCTTCCAACACCTCTGGTTTTGCTGTTTCTGGATTAACAACTAATTGTGTCATTCCATAACGGTCACGTAAATCAATAAAAATAAGTCCACCTAAATTACGTGTTTTGGCAACCCATCCTTTTAATTCAACAATCTGGCCTACCTGTTCAATTCTTAATTCTCCGTTATTATGTGTTCGATTCATTTAATTCACCTCTTACTAATGTTGACATCCGCAGCTTGAACCATTTCCATGGCCCCCACAACATTCATAATCCTCACCGTGTCCATGACCTCCACAGCAACCTGCGTGATTTTTCTGCTGATCTTCTAAAATATAATCAATAATTAAAGCAACCGGAATCGTTTGTTGTGTTCCCGTTTGATTATTTTTTAGGTTAATCATTCCTTGTTGTAGTTCATCATCACCTAAAATCGCAGTATAACGAGCATGGTGACGATCTGCTTGTTTAAATTGTCCCTTTAAGTTTTTCCCTAGATAATCTGTTTCACAAATTAATCCGCGTGAACGTAAGTCTAATAATAAACGAGACCCAAACATTTTAGCATCTTCACCTAATGTTATTAAGAAGAAATCTACTGCGTCATCACCGCCTACTTGAATTCCCTCGGCCTCTAAAGCAAGTAACAAGCGTTCTAACCCCATCCCAAATCCAATAGCTGGAACTGTTGGTCCACCAAGTTCGGCAACCAATTTATTATAACGCCCTCCTCCACACAATGTATTTTGAGCTCCAAATCCTTCAATATCAGCTTGAATTTCAAAAATGGTATGCGTGTAATAGTCAAATCCTCGAACTAGAGTCGCGTCGTATTCATAGTTAATTCCCATTGATTTTAAATATTGTTGCACCTTTAAGAAGTAGGCACGATCCTCTTCGACTAAATGATCGATTAATTGAGGTGCGGTTTTCATAATCTCCTTCTCACGGTCTACTTTACAATCTAAGACACGAAGGGGATTCTTCTCCAAACGAACTTGACAATCCGCGCATAATTCATTCTGGTGTCCCTCAAAGTGATTAAGGAGTGCCTGACGATAATTTTCACGGCTTTGGGTATCTCCTAGTGAGTTTAGTTTTACTTTAATATTTCGTAATCCTAATACTTTATACAACGTAACAGCCAATGAAATAACCTCAGCATCTAGTGCTGGATCCGCGCTTCCAAATACCTCTGTTCCGAACTGGACGTGTTGGCGATAGCGTCCCTTTTGTTGACGCTCGTAGCGGAACATTGGCGCAATATAAAATAGTTTTTGTACCATTTGGTCTGCATATAACTTATTTTCGATATAACTACGTACAACGCCCGCTGTACCCTCAGGACGTAATGTCATCGAGCGATCACCACGATCTTTAAAATCATAAGTTTCTTTTGAGACAACATCCGAAGTTTCTCCCGCTGAACGATGATAGAGACCGGTACTTTCAAACATCGGTGTACGGATTTCCTTATAATTGAAAATTGAACAAATTTCTCGGATAAGACTTTCGATATTTTGCCAACGTGCACTTTCTTTCGGTAAAACATCGTAAGTTCCCTTTGGTTTACTAAAGTTCATGTTAAAGCTCCTTCCTAGTTATTACTGATGATGACTACTTCATTATTTGGTACTCCTACAAGTTAAGCATAAAAAAAGCCCCTAGATAAAATTCTAAGGACGTAATATACGCGGTACCACCTTAATTGCCATCGTCTATCAAACGACAACCACTTTCAAACGTTAACGCCGCCTACGGATATCTCTACTATAACATTCAAGATACCTTCTCACAAGTGTCTATCTATTATGTATTCGTCGAAGCTTCCAGCCTAGGCTTCGTTCTCTGTTACGACTTCCATTCTAGCCTCTCTTGATCATTGAATTTATATTTATAGTTGACCATTTTCTTTATTATAATACATTTTCTTTTAAGATTCAATCATTAACGTCGTTGGACCGACATTTGTAAATGAAACATTCATCATAGCCCCAAACACACCAGTTTCAACAGTTATACCATACTTATCTCTTAATAACTGATTAAACTGTTCATACAAGGGTTGGGCTACTTGTGGAGGAGCCGCTTGAATAAAGCTAGGGCGATTCCCCTTCTTTGTATCTCCATATAACGTAAATTGAGAGATTGAAAGAATTGATCCCGCTTCATCTTGAATTGATTTATTCATCTTACCAGCCGCATCCTCAAAAACTCTAAGATTCGCTACCTTCTTAGCACAATACTCCACATCCGCTAACGTATCCTCATGTGTCAATCCGACAAGTAAAACGAATCCATAATCAATTGCACCTACTACCTGATCATCGACCGTAACACTTGCATTTCTTGCCCGTTGAACGACTACTTTCATTAAAACAAACACCTCACTACTGTAAAATACGCTCTACGCTAAAAACATCTTTAACACGTTTAATCGTATTAACAATTGATAACAATTGTTCAATATTACGCACCGAAAATGACATATTGATAATCACTGTATCCGCAGATGCCTGCGCGTTCAATTCCGTAATATTTGTATTGATGGTTGCTAACCTTTGAATAATATCCCCTAAAACATTTTTACGGTCAAGTGCGACAACCTTAATTTTAGCATTGAACGTATTTCGATGCTCATCATCCCATTCAACAGGCACCAATCGACCATTCATTTTTGCATTATGACATTCCGCATGATGAATTGTGATCCCGCTTCCCTTTGTAATATAACCAACAATCGGATCACCTGGAACTGGATTACAACATTTAGCAATGCGTAAATCAACATTGTCTAATCCATCGACAATAATTCCAAAACGATTTTTTGCTTTTTTACGTTGTCCCTCTTTGACTTTCGCAGCATCATTAATCTGCTGAATAAGATCCGTCTCATTAACCTCTTTTCCATCCGATAAATAACGTTCTAAAATTGTCTTCGGAACGAGGCGACCACGACCGATTTGATAGTACAATTCCTCGAGTTTATCAACATTTTGTTTTTTATAAATTTTTAAAAGCTTTTGAGTATCAATGGAATTAATGGATAAATCCTTTGACGCAAGCTCTTTTGCAAATAATTCCTCACCTTTACGTGTATATTCCTCACGTTTTGTTCGATTAAAGTACTGACGAATTTTATGGCGCGCCTGCGAAGTTTTCACTATATTTAGCCAATCTTCACTCGGTCCAAATGAATTACGTGACGATTTAATTTCTACAATATCACCTGTTTTTAATTGATAATTTAATGTCACAATTTTTCCATTTACAATCGCCCCTGTTGTCTTATGCCCCAGGTTTGTATGAATTCGATAAGCAAAGTCAATTGGGGTTGATCCAGGTGGAAAATCAAACACATCACCATTTGGAGTGAATACATAAACATTCGCATTAAAAATGTCATCTTTAACTAATTTCATTAACTTTTCAGCATCGTTGACTTCTTCTTGATAGGCAATCAGTGTCTCATACCATTTTAATTTGTCTTGAATTTCCTTTTGTTCCTGCTTAGCCGTCACTTGACGATTTTCCTTATACGCCCAATGTGCAGCAACCCCTTGCTCTGCAATTTCGTCCATCTCTTTTGTTCGAATTTGCACTTCAAACACATGGCCATTTGGACCGATAATAGTTGTATGTAAAGACTGGTACATATTAGGCTTCGGCATTGCAATATAATCCTTAAAACGATTTGGAATCGGTTTAAAATTTGCATGAATAACCCCTAGTGCCGAGTAACATTCAGGAAGCGAATTAACGATTAAGCGAAGAGCTAACAAGTCATAAATTTCATCAAATTCTTTTTCGCGCGTTTGCATTTTCTTATACACACTATAAATATTTTTAATACGTCCCTTAATTTCAAAGGGAATATGATACTCCTCAAGAGCGGCTTTTATCTCTTCTTCCATCTCTCGAATTTGTTCCTCACGCTCATGTTTCTTTTGTTTAATTAATTGAGCAATTCGATAAAAATCTTCTGGCTTTAGAAAGCGTAACGACGTGTCTTCAAGTTCTGCCTTTACTCGATACATCCCTAATCGATGCGCAATTGGAACATAAATTTCCATTGTTTCATGGGCAATTGCACGTTGTTTCTCTGGAGGCAAAAATTTAAGTGTTCGAATATTGTGCAAGCGGTCGGCAAGTTTCACTAAAATAACACGGATATCCTTACTCATAGCTAATAGCATCTTCCGATGATTTTCCGCCTGTTGCTTTTCTTTTGACTTATAGGTTAACTTTGTTAGCTTTGTGACACCATCAATAATTTCGGCAATTTCATTATCAAATAATTCAGCAATTTCTTCTTTAGTAATATCTGTATCTTCTATAATATCATGAAGCAATCCTGAAGCAATCGTTCGTGGCCCCGTTTGCCATTTCGTAAGAATATGAGCCACCTCAATGGGATGAATAATATAAGGTTCGCCTGATTTTCGTAATTGATCTTTATGTTTCTGAAAGGCAAGTTCAAAAGCACGTTCAATCACCGCAATACTCTCTGGATTTTTAATATACGTTTTAGCTTGCTCTAAAACATGATCAATAGATATCTCATATCCGTTTAATTGATACATAAACATTACTCCTATTATTTAATCTACTTAATTTTATTAT
This window encodes:
- the dtd gene encoding D-aminoacyl-tRNA deacylase, which translates into the protein MKVVVQRARNASVTVDDQVVGAIDYGFVLLVGLTHEDTLADVEYCAKKVANLRVFEDAAGKMNKSIQDEAGSILSISQFTLYGDTKKGNRPSFIQAAPPQVAQPLYEQFNQLLRDKYGITVETGVFGAMMNVSFTNVGPTTLMIES
- a CDS encoding RelA/SpoT family protein, with product MYQLNGYEISIDHVLEQAKTYIKNPESIAVIERAFELAFQKHKDQLRKSGEPYIIHPIEVAHILTKWQTGPRTIASGLLHDIIEDTDITKEEIAELFDNEIAEIIDGVTKLTKLTYKSKEKQQAENHRKMLLAMSKDIRVILVKLADRLHNIRTLKFLPPEKQRAIAHETMEIYVPIAHRLGMYRVKAELEDTSLRFLKPEDFYRIAQLIKQKKHEREEQIREMEEEIKAALEEYHIPFEIKGRIKNIYSVYKKMQTREKEFDEIYDLLALRLIVNSLPECYSALGVIHANFKPIPNRFKDYIAMPKPNMYQSLHTTIIGPNGHVFEVQIRTKEMDEIAEQGVAAHWAYKENRQVTAKQEQKEIQDKLKWYETLIAYQEEVNDAEKLMKLVKDDIFNANVYVFTPNGDVFDFPPGSTPIDFAYRIHTNLGHKTTGAIVNGKIVTLNYQLKTGDIVEIKSSRNSFGPSEDWLNIVKTSQARHKIRQYFNRTKREEYTRKGEELFAKELASKDLSINSIDTQKLLKIYKKQNVDKLEELYYQIGRGRLVPKTILERYLSDGKEVNETDLIQQINDAAKVKEGQRKKAKNRFGIIVDGLDNVDLRIAKCCNPVPGDPIVGYITKGSGITIHHAECHNAKMNGRLVPVEWDDEHRNTFNAKIKVVALDRKNVLGDIIQRLATINTNITELNAQASADTVIINMSFSVRNIEQLLSIVNTIKRVKDVFSVERILQ
- the hisS gene encoding histidine--tRNA ligase translates to MNFSKPKGTYDVLPKESARWQNIESLIREICSIFNYKEIRTPMFESTGLYHRSAGETSDVVSKETYDFKDRGDRSMTLRPEGTAGVVRSYIENKLYADQMVQKLFYIAPMFRYERQQKGRYRQHVQFGTEVFGSADPALDAEVISLAVTLYKVLGLRNIKVKLNSLGDTQSRENYRQALLNHFEGHQNELCADCQVRLEKNPLRVLDCKVDREKEIMKTAPQLIDHLVEEDRAYFLKVQQYLKSMGINYEYDATLVRGFDYYTHTIFEIQADIEGFGAQNTLCGGGRYNKLVAELGGPTVPAIGFGMGLERLLLALEAEGIQVGGDDAVDFFLITLGEDAKMFGSRLLLDLRSRGLICETDYLGKNLKGQFKQADRHHARYTAILGDDELQQGMINLKNNQTGTQQTIPVALIIDYILEDQQKNHAGCCGGHGHGEDYECCGGHGNGSSCGCQH
- the aspS gene encoding aspartate--tRNA ligase — translated: MNRTHNNGELRIEQVGQIVELKGWVAKTRNLGGLIFIDLRDRYGMTQLVVNPETAKPEVLEAANKVRNEYVVAVKGEVTERQSKNPNMPTGDIEVVLDELTIISEAEMTPLIIADETDALEDTRLKYRYLDLRRPVMQKNFILRHNILKSIRSYLDGHDFIEVETPYLNKSTPEGARDYLVPSRVHEGEFYALPQSPQIFKQLLMVSGFERYYQIARCFRDEDLRADRQPEFTQIDIETSFLTQEEIMNMIEEMLVKMMKDVKGLDIPRPFPRLSYEEAMGRFGSDKPDTRFEMELIALNDAVANCGFSVFAQTIEAGNEVKALCVKGAADRFSRKDIDKLTDYVKKYKAKGLAWMKVVEEGFNGPIAKFFSEQEIERIKQTTQAETGDLLLFVADKKSVVADSLGALRLHLGKELGLIDESKFNFLWVIDWPLFEYDEELGRFFAAHHPFTMPSLDTLATFDTDGHQAKAQAYDIVLNGYELGGGSLRIYQKDIQERMFKALGFTEEEAEEQFGFLMNAFKYGTPPHGGLALGLDRIAMILTGSQSLRDVIAFPKNASASCPMTEAPGVVSEAQLDELRIQLKK
- a CDS encoding LCP family protein, giving the protein MFNKKGLKWIYRLIMMIPIVPIIWNAIYLNKYSGFDFSLRVNVILVLILLYLSLLMFGLYAIKVESKKGTVVFLTLSVIGLLLGGYGGYVNTRVYNSLTNMTMNESTVNYSLVTLSNRSFEKVKDLEGYKIGTLNMTKEEVSDNIDQFLEKNKLSDEAEVEKYNSPIAMLQDLYSEKIDAIIVGDNYATLFSGQSGFENIKEETKVLATIETVLKATEEDAKITNTSLIENPFSILLIGVDSTEQGLGAASLADSLIVATVNPKNLSVTMTSIPRDSYVEVPCFNNTKDKITHSNNGGTTCVMETVEKMFDLNIPYYVKINFKGVVELVDAIGGIYVDVPVTIEEQDSNRQFGEHLIKVEEGYQLLNGEQALALSRHRKTLAKGDLGRAEHQQLVIEGIVNQMLTEMDTVGEFLDLLDVLGNNIETNISMNQMTSGIQYLLGLLSGSTGLNPLEMIYIKSMVLSAEYGYLSNPYYSFKLSYAFPYKGAIADARKQMMINLGEQSPTIQPTFSFNGFKETPDGRWIKSYYDETMPFEEEDRSVSDLNQEDKDIEKVNSTTKEDAPVLNKVPSSSSHGGSNASSNKTDGTTDSGNVSNKPSAGGGNYPGPVTPDTSTPPTNEPTTGNGGESSTPVVPDETPVQPDDQPSLTPDQEQPSGSGETQGVLGVEGN